A region of Larimichthys crocea isolate SSNF chromosome X, L_crocea_2.0, whole genome shotgun sequence DNA encodes the following proteins:
- the limch1a gene encoding LIM and calponin homology domains-containing protein 1a isoform X6, with protein sequence MASPEMASPEAGRDNDSERLEPNHPEPACQEAQKWIEAVTGKSFGDKDFRSGLENGILLCELLSAIKPGLVKKINRLPTPIAGLDNLSVFLRGCEELGLKGSQLFDPGDLQDTSIRANLKDSDCNRKLKNVLNTVYWLGKAASGCASYSGPTLNLKEFEGLLAQMKVESEEGGESPQKRSVRDSGYDCWDSERSESLSPPQHTRDNSLDSLDSFGSRSQHSPSPDVVNRGNSDGRGSDSEADAAGRRPDVRKDDMLARRTASNEARSSIPFNQFLPNRTNASSYIPTPRRKPHTEEGEQRSHLQATPEQGKRTGPQHKTPKTVTWAPENNEEKPKQEEEKVTQEELEQKKLQMLAKAGIKVLPAAVRYSSPPAMEEQQVRSPSPNIILRCENDFLSSQKSAWDSSSDGEEEAEMRKVPDVRRDDLASRRAHRGTVAPKVHQFVPSPVCSNKDRERWEGIRRASQQTLLEREISQVDGADLSQTTSHSADLAPWSPEPPSTPAELDAHLAQYERRTEEEEDEDEEEKIPDLRKDDMMARRTGVFHKQSTATGTYNRFLPLPASKRCTQGEVTTDAAPRSKKGVLAERSKKLNIRSFSHRAEQQQPRDAMETPQPHPDTTVVRAMSHSEQEHNEDEYDENEPLPDPAKDDMMARRTGSFQKTSAARSNQPINQFLPVPGSVKYSIAPVSAMKPLHNRPKHTEKMASESSIVTVAAEPQAPPSRAPTIFRSGGLKERQEQGDMAIPNTPVMDVIEPLSPPSLTPPPSPATAQTCKVEAELEKQIVEKKVEKEVEVVEVKEKKRDVNEEPRKKPFWLDDSDLPPMMMSRRVAFMSEDTESVSMSDMLNEEEVGHIPPQSQSRYERMHEQYNSLLEDEDHWQSDLARWKNRRRCASQDLIKKEEERKRIEKRMKEEGRDSSKRKSIKTYKEILEEKERREAELCDAYRNAATPEEAAMVLQRYALRFTISDATLDSLKLPRSTSQPKPDANQEEMEHKITSPASDSETSEPLHKPEPAVSDQMPTKPKAMETDIDQQELSVSVSSSSLTPISPLTPVTNSENVVPPQLLQLDPEPQPKPTESPTTHQQQPTTEDAKPQIKHTPPQIAQVQPHTTPPVHTLPSPPSVSPRPVPLLAAKPYCQPRSTQAGHKPVKMDGLVRVNGEATEDLSVSTPPTSAQLSPQDVKNAPSKQTEEKDVPSEQTATNQEAAEQTPAPQTEKSTTPSGSTMSALIGGRNCIITTTIVTELTQTLVEPYHPDIQSNGQVNGTVALSEKPAEEKKAQPATSPNSMQEYSPTVTEGLEESSVTIETPMLNLAKRVNHWVWDPNEERKRLESWQQEQERLLQEQYQREQEKLKKEWEKAQLEVEEEERKHNEEERRILEETVTPLNPTGLLNQQTGTTSSAPENNETKGGNLPLLQNGQRISTGNEDQHASKLHFFQDSACDGDASKKQELWKTASLDRNTQLNQAHAVKRSESHDAVTNKQPSSPQPPSPSRCVSGKRLCSGCSQPLGKGAAMIIDTLGLFFHMQCFKCGVCNGQLGDATAGTDVRIRNGLLSCHECYIASRGKGQPTTL encoded by the exons ATGGCCAGTCCAGAGATGGCTAGCCCAGAAGCGGGTCGAGATAACGACTCGGAGCGGCTGGAGCCGAACCATCCCGAACCAGCCTGCCAGGAGGCTCAGAAATGGATAGAG GCTGTAACAGGGAAGAGCTTTGGAGACAAGGACTTCCGCAGCGGATTGGAGAACGGCATCCTGTTATGCGA GCTGCTGAGTGCAATCAAACCAGGGCTGGTCAAGAAGATCAACAGACTGCCCACCCCCATCGCCGGGCTG GACAACCTGTCAGTCTTCCTGAGGGGCTGTGAGGAATTGGGCCTGAAGGGCTCCCAGCTGTTTGACCCCGGAGACTTGCAAGACACTTCCATACGAGCTAACCTCAA GGACTCCGACTGCAACCGCAAACTAAAAAAC GTGCTGAACACAGTGTACTGGCTTGGGAAGGCTGCCAGCGGCTGCGCCTCCTACAGTGGCCCTACTCTCAACCTCAAGGAGTTTGAAGGGCTTCTCGCTCAGATGAAGGTG gagAGTGAGGAAGGAGGCGAGAGTCCGCAGAAACGCAGCGTTCGCGACAGCGGCTACGACTGCTGGGACTCTGAGAGGAGCgaatctctctctccaccacagCACACTCGCGACAACTCCctagacag TCTGGACTCGTTTGGCTCTCGCTCGCAGCACAGTCCTTCTCCTGACGTGGTGAATCGAGGCAACAGTGATG GGCGAGGCAGCGACTCGGAGGCTGATGCTGCCGGCAGGAGGCCAGATGTGAGGAAGGATGACATGTTGGCCAGACGGACTGCCAGCAACGAAGCAAGAAGCTCAATTCCCTTTAACCAGTTTCTTCCCAATCGAACCAACGCCAGCTCCTACATCCCGACTCCACGGCGAAAACCGCAtacagaggagggagagcagaggag TCACCTTCAAGCCACCCCAGAGCAGGGCAAAAGAACTGGACCGCAACACAAAACTCCCAAGACTGTCACTTGGGCACCTGAGAACAATGaggaaaaaccaaaacaggaagaggagaaggtgaCCCAGGAAGAGTTGGAGCAGAAGAAGCTGCAGATGTTGGCGAAGGCAGGCATCAAAGTTCTGCCTGCTGCCGTTCGCTACAGCAG CCCTCCCGCAATGGAAGAACAGCAAGTGAGGTCACCGTCCCCGAACATCATCCTTCGCTGCGAGAACGACTTTTTGAGCTCTCAGAAATCTGCGTGGGACTCCTCCTCCGATggggaagaggaggcagagatgcGGAAAGTACCAGATGTTCGTAGGGATGACCTGGCATCCAGACGAGCTCATCGCGGCACCGTTGCTCCCAAAGTGCATCAGTTTGTCCCTTCACCTGTATGTagcaacaaagacagagagcgCTGGGAAGGCATTAGACGAGCCTCGCAGCAAACACTGCTGGAGAGGGAGATCAG CCAGGTAGATGGAGCTGATCTCAGTCAAACAACCTCTCACTCTGCTGACCTCGCACCCTGGTCACCTGAACCCCCGTCTACTCCTGCTGAGCTGGATGCACATCTGGCTCAGTATGAAcggagaacagaggaggaggaggatgaggatgaagaggagaagatcCCAGACCTTCGGAAAGACGACATGATGGCGAGGAGGACAGGAGTTTTCCATAAACAAAGCACCGCCACAGGGACTTACAACCGTTTCCTGCCTCTGCCCGCCTCCAAGCGCTGCACACAAGGGGAGGTGACCACTGATGCTGCTCCGCGGAGCAAAAAGGGAGTACTCGCAGAAAGGAGCAAGAAACTGAACATCAG GAGTTTCTCTCACAGAGCGGAGCAACAGCAACCCAGGGATGCTATGGAAACACCTCAACCACACCCTGACACGACTGTGGTCCGAGCAATGTCTCACAGTGAACAGGAACATAATGAGGATGAGTATGATGAAAACGAACCCTTGCCTGATCCGGCAAAGGATGATATGATGGCTCGGAGGACCGGCTCATTCCAAAAAACGAGCGCAGCCAGAAGTAATCAGCCTATCAACCAGTTCCTTCCAGTTCCTGGATCAGTTAAATATAGCATCGCCCCAGTGTCTGCAATGAAACCACTGCACAACAGAcctaaacacacagagaagatgGCTAGTGAAAG CAGCATTGTTACCGTGGCAGCAGAGCCTCAGGCCCCGCCCTCCAGAGCCCCAACAATCTTTAGGAGTGGAGGGCTGAAGGAGAGGCAGGAGCAGGGAGACATGGCAATCCCTAACACCCCTGTCATGGATGTGATTGagcccctctctcctccatcgcTCACCCCTCCACCCAGTCCTGCCACTGCCCAGACATGTAAAGTGGAGGCAGAGTTGGAGAAGCAGATAGTGGAGAAAAAAGTTgagaaagaggtggaggtggtggaggtgaaggagaaaaagagggacGTGAATGAGGAACCACGAAAGAAACCCTTCTGGCTGGATGACAGTGATCTACCTCCCATGAT GATGAGCCGGCGAGTTGCTTTTATGTCTGAGGACACTGA AAGCGTGAGCATGAGTGACATGCTTAACGAGGAAGAGGTGGGGCACATACCACCACAGAGCCAGTCACGGTATGAGCGCATGCATGAACAGTACAACAGCTTACTGGAAGATGAGGACCACTGGCAAAGC GATTTGGCTCGCTGGAAGAATCGTCGCCGCTGTGCGTCACAGGATCTGatcaagaaggaggaggagaggaagaggattGAGAaaaggatgaaggaggagggaCGTGACAGCAGCAAGAGGAAAAGCATCAAAACCTACAAGGAGATCTTGGAGGAAAA GGAGCGCAGAGAGGCAGAGTTGTGTGACGCCTACAGGAATGCAGCGACTCCAGAGGAGGCCGCCATGGTGTTGCAGCGTTACGCTCTCCGCTTTACCATCAGTGACGCAACACTGGACAGCCTTAAACTGCCCAGATCCACTTCACAACCAAAACCGGATGCAAATCAAGAGGAAATGGAGCACAAAATTACATCACCTGCTAGTGACTCTGAAACATCAGAACCTCTGCACAAACCAGAACCAGCTGTATCGGACCAGATGCCCACAAAACCCAAAGCAATGGAGACAGATATTGATCAACAGGAGTTGTCAGTTTctgtctcctccagctccctGACACCCATCAGTCCTCTGACCCCGGTCACAAACTCAGAAAATGTTGTGCCACCTCAGTTGCTACAACTTGATCCTGAACCTCAACCTAAACCGACAGAGTCTCCAACTACGCATCAACAGCAACCGACTACAGAGGATGCAAAGCCTCAAATCAAACACACTCCACCTCAGATTGCACAAGTGCAGCCTCACACCACACCGCCTGTACACACACTCCCCTCACCTCCATCTGTATCACCCAGGCCCGTCCCCCTGCTGGCAGCCAAGCCTTACTGTCAGCCCAGGAGCACACAGGCTGGACACAAACCTGTCAAG ATGGACGGGTTGGTGCGAGTGAATGGAGAGGCGACAGAGGATTTATCTGTCTCCACTCCACCTACCTCTGCTCAGCTCTCGCCACAGGACGTCAAAAACGCTCCCTCCAAACAGACGGAGGAGAAAGATGTTCCCTCCGAGCAGACTGCGACCAATCAGGAGGCTGCGGAGCAGACGCCGGcaccacagacagagaaatcTACCACACCTTCAGGCTCCACCATGAGTGCCCTGATTGGAGGCAGAAACTGTATCATCACGACGACTATTGTCACAGAGCTCACACAGACTCTTGTGGAGCCATATCACCCGGATATCCAAAGTAATGGACAG GTCAATGGCACTGTGGCGTTATCTGAGAAACCAGCCGAGGAGAAAAAGGCTCAGCCGGCTACATCACCAAACAGCATGCAAGAATATTCTCCCACTGTCACAG AGGGACTCGAGGAAAGCAGTGTGACT ATTGAGACCCCCATGTTGAACTTGGCTAAACGTGTTAATCACTGGGTCTGGGACCCCAATGAGGAGCGTAAACGCCTGGAAAGTTGGCAACAGGAGCAGGAGCGCCTCCTACAG GAGCAATACCAGAGAGAAcaggagaagctgaagaaggagtgGGAGAAAGCACAGctagaggtggaggaggaggagcggaaACACAATGAGGAG GAGAGACGTATTTTAGAGGAGACCGTAACCCCGCTCAATCCCACCGGACTTTTAAACCAGCAGACAGGAACGACTTCTTCAGCTCCAGAAAACAACGAGACAAAAGGAGGAAACCTTCCTCTGCTGCAAAACGGCCAAAGAATCTCCACAGGGAACGAAGATCAGCATGCATCGAAGCTGCATTTCTTCCAGG ATTCTGCATGTGATGGTGACGCTTCAAAGAAACAAGAACTGTGGAAGACGGCCTCTCTGGACCGCAACACTCAGCTAAACCAGGCACATGCTGTTAAAAG GTCTGAATCACATGatgctgtaacaaacaaacagccttCATCACCTCAGCCTCCCTCACCCAGCAG gtgtgttagTGGGAAGAGACTCTGCTCTGGTTGTTCTCAGCCGCTGGGGAAAGGAGCTGCCATGATCATCGATACACTGGGACTGTTTTTCCACATGCAGTGTTTCAAG TGTGGAGTGTGCAACGGGCAGCTGGGTGATGCCACCGCAGGGACTGACGTACGGATTCGTAATGG
- the limch1a gene encoding LIM and calponin homology domains-containing protein 1a isoform X1, protein MASPEMASPEAGRDNDSERLEPNHPEPACQEAQKWIEAVTGKSFGDKDFRSGLENGILLCELLSAIKPGLVKKINRLPTPIAGLDNLSVFLRGCEELGLKGSQLFDPGDLQDTSIRANLKDSDCNRKLKNVLNTVYWLGKAASGCASYSGPTLNLKEFEGLLAQMKVESEEGGESPQKRSVRDSGYDCWDSERSESLSPPQHTRDNSLDSLDSFGSRSQHSPSPDVVNRGNSDGRGSDSEADAAGRRPDVRKDDMLARRTASNEARSSIPFNQFLPNRTNASSYIPTPRRKPHTEEGEQRSHLQATPEQGKRTGPQHKTPKTVTWAPENNEEKPKQEEEKVTQEELEQKKLQMLAKAGIKVLPAAVRYSSPPAMEEQQVRSPSPNIILRCENDFLSSQKSAWDSSSDGEEEAEMRKVPDVRRDDLASRRAHRGTVAPKVHQFVPSPVCSNKDRERWEGIRRASQQTLLEREISDKEADIITRRDNPFLNSAPRHEEEEDEEEEGEEGKVIAMPNKQKDDLAQRRAQSRPLPHRDGPMRFVSASMSQADMQKWERLKMTEPSEASPAPVCQACLEKNYGSPFSRSAKAGRSHSKVVTFGGVTEIEQPIDTVMSSEGEETELLRRLRSKATVAMPTVGLGSQLSERERSQVDGADLSQTTSHSADLAPWSPEPPSTPAELDAHLAQYERRTEEEEDEDEEEKIPDLRKDDMMARRTGVFHKQSTATGTYNRFLPLPASKRCTQGEVTTDAAPRSKKGVLAERSKKLNIRSFSHRAEQQQPRDAMETPQPHPDTTVVRAMSHSEQEHNEDEYDENEPLPDPAKDDMMARRTGSFQKTSAARSNQPINQFLPVPGSVKYSIAPVSAMKPLHNRPKHTEKMASESSIVTVAAEPQAPPSRAPTIFRSGGLKERQEQGDMAIPNTPVMDVIEPLSPPSLTPPPSPATAQTCKVEAELEKQIVEKKVEKEVEVVEVKEKKRDVNEEPRKKPFWLDDSDLPPMMMSRRVAFMSEDTESVSMSDMLNEEEVGHIPPQSQSRYERMHEQYNSLLEDEDHWQSDLARWKNRRRCASQDLIKKEEERKRIEKRMKEEGRDSSKRKSIKTYKEILEEKERREAELCDAYRNAATPEEAAMVLQRYALRFTISDATLDSLKLPRSTSQPKPDANQEEMEHKITSPASDSETSEPLHKPEPAVSDQMPTKPKAMETDIDQQELSVSVSSSSLTPISPLTPVTNSENVVPPQLLQLDPEPQPKPTESPTTHQQQPTTEDAKPQIKHTPPQIAQVQPHTTPPVHTLPSPPSVSPRPVPLLAAKPYCQPRSTQAGHKPVKMDGLVRVNGEATEDLSVSTPPTSAQLSPQDVKNAPSKQTEEKDVPSEQTATNQEAAEQTPAPQTEKSTTPSGSTMSALIGGRNCIITTTIVTELTQTLVEPYHPDIQSNGQVNGTVALSEKPAEEKKAQPATSPNSMQEYSPTVTEGLEESSVTIETPMLNLAKRVNHWVWDPNEERKRLESWQQEQERLLQEQYQREQEKLKKEWEKAQLEVEEEERKHNEEERRILEETVTPLNPTGLLNQQTGTTSSAPENNETKGGNLPLLQNGQRISTGNEDQHASKLHFFQDSACDGDASKKQELWKTASLDRNTQLNQAHAVKRSESHDAVTNKQPSSPQPPSPSRCVSGKRLCSGCSQPLGKGAAMIIDTLGLFFHMQCFKCGVCNGQLGDATAGTDVRIRNGLLSCHECYIASRGKGQPTTL, encoded by the exons ATGGCCAGTCCAGAGATGGCTAGCCCAGAAGCGGGTCGAGATAACGACTCGGAGCGGCTGGAGCCGAACCATCCCGAACCAGCCTGCCAGGAGGCTCAGAAATGGATAGAG GCTGTAACAGGGAAGAGCTTTGGAGACAAGGACTTCCGCAGCGGATTGGAGAACGGCATCCTGTTATGCGA GCTGCTGAGTGCAATCAAACCAGGGCTGGTCAAGAAGATCAACAGACTGCCCACCCCCATCGCCGGGCTG GACAACCTGTCAGTCTTCCTGAGGGGCTGTGAGGAATTGGGCCTGAAGGGCTCCCAGCTGTTTGACCCCGGAGACTTGCAAGACACTTCCATACGAGCTAACCTCAA GGACTCCGACTGCAACCGCAAACTAAAAAAC GTGCTGAACACAGTGTACTGGCTTGGGAAGGCTGCCAGCGGCTGCGCCTCCTACAGTGGCCCTACTCTCAACCTCAAGGAGTTTGAAGGGCTTCTCGCTCAGATGAAGGTG gagAGTGAGGAAGGAGGCGAGAGTCCGCAGAAACGCAGCGTTCGCGACAGCGGCTACGACTGCTGGGACTCTGAGAGGAGCgaatctctctctccaccacagCACACTCGCGACAACTCCctagacag TCTGGACTCGTTTGGCTCTCGCTCGCAGCACAGTCCTTCTCCTGACGTGGTGAATCGAGGCAACAGTGATG GGCGAGGCAGCGACTCGGAGGCTGATGCTGCCGGCAGGAGGCCAGATGTGAGGAAGGATGACATGTTGGCCAGACGGACTGCCAGCAACGAAGCAAGAAGCTCAATTCCCTTTAACCAGTTTCTTCCCAATCGAACCAACGCCAGCTCCTACATCCCGACTCCACGGCGAAAACCGCAtacagaggagggagagcagaggag TCACCTTCAAGCCACCCCAGAGCAGGGCAAAAGAACTGGACCGCAACACAAAACTCCCAAGACTGTCACTTGGGCACCTGAGAACAATGaggaaaaaccaaaacaggaagaggagaaggtgaCCCAGGAAGAGTTGGAGCAGAAGAAGCTGCAGATGTTGGCGAAGGCAGGCATCAAAGTTCTGCCTGCTGCCGTTCGCTACAGCAG CCCTCCCGCAATGGAAGAACAGCAAGTGAGGTCACCGTCCCCGAACATCATCCTTCGCTGCGAGAACGACTTTTTGAGCTCTCAGAAATCTGCGTGGGACTCCTCCTCCGATggggaagaggaggcagagatgcGGAAAGTACCAGATGTTCGTAGGGATGACCTGGCATCCAGACGAGCTCATCGCGGCACCGTTGCTCCCAAAGTGCATCAGTTTGTCCCTTCACCTGTATGTagcaacaaagacagagagcgCTGGGAAGGCATTAGACGAGCCTCGCAGCAAACACTGCTGGAGAGGGAGATCAG CGATAAGGAAGCTGACATCATTACACGCAGAGACAACCCCTTCCTAAACTCTGCCCCTCGccacgaggaagaggaggacgaggaggaagagggagaagagggaaaGGTTATAGCGATGCCTAATAAGCAGAAGGATGACCTGGCTCAAAGGCGGGCTCAGAGTAGGCCCCTCCCTCACAGGGACGGACCAATGAGATTTGTTTCTGCCTCCATGAGCCAGGCAGATATGCAGAAGTGGGAGAGACTCAAGATGACTGAACCCAG TGAGGCTAGCCCGGCCCCTGTGTGTCAGGCTTGTCTGGAGAAAAATTATGGAAGTCCTTTCAGCAGATCAGCAAAGGCTGGACGAAGTCACAGCAAAGTTGTGACCTTTGGGGGCGTGACAGAGATCGAGCAGCCAATAGACACAGTCATGTCAAGTGAAGGGGAGGAGACGGAGTTGCTAAGACGACTCCGTTCCAAGGCAACTGTAGCCATGCCTACCGTTGGCCTGGGCTCCCAGCTTTCAGAGCGGGAACGCAG CCAGGTAGATGGAGCTGATCTCAGTCAAACAACCTCTCACTCTGCTGACCTCGCACCCTGGTCACCTGAACCCCCGTCTACTCCTGCTGAGCTGGATGCACATCTGGCTCAGTATGAAcggagaacagaggaggaggaggatgaggatgaagaggagaagatcCCAGACCTTCGGAAAGACGACATGATGGCGAGGAGGACAGGAGTTTTCCATAAACAAAGCACCGCCACAGGGACTTACAACCGTTTCCTGCCTCTGCCCGCCTCCAAGCGCTGCACACAAGGGGAGGTGACCACTGATGCTGCTCCGCGGAGCAAAAAGGGAGTACTCGCAGAAAGGAGCAAGAAACTGAACATCAG GAGTTTCTCTCACAGAGCGGAGCAACAGCAACCCAGGGATGCTATGGAAACACCTCAACCACACCCTGACACGACTGTGGTCCGAGCAATGTCTCACAGTGAACAGGAACATAATGAGGATGAGTATGATGAAAACGAACCCTTGCCTGATCCGGCAAAGGATGATATGATGGCTCGGAGGACCGGCTCATTCCAAAAAACGAGCGCAGCCAGAAGTAATCAGCCTATCAACCAGTTCCTTCCAGTTCCTGGATCAGTTAAATATAGCATCGCCCCAGTGTCTGCAATGAAACCACTGCACAACAGAcctaaacacacagagaagatgGCTAGTGAAAG CAGCATTGTTACCGTGGCAGCAGAGCCTCAGGCCCCGCCCTCCAGAGCCCCAACAATCTTTAGGAGTGGAGGGCTGAAGGAGAGGCAGGAGCAGGGAGACATGGCAATCCCTAACACCCCTGTCATGGATGTGATTGagcccctctctcctccatcgcTCACCCCTCCACCCAGTCCTGCCACTGCCCAGACATGTAAAGTGGAGGCAGAGTTGGAGAAGCAGATAGTGGAGAAAAAAGTTgagaaagaggtggaggtggtggaggtgaaggagaaaaagagggacGTGAATGAGGAACCACGAAAGAAACCCTTCTGGCTGGATGACAGTGATCTACCTCCCATGAT GATGAGCCGGCGAGTTGCTTTTATGTCTGAGGACACTGA AAGCGTGAGCATGAGTGACATGCTTAACGAGGAAGAGGTGGGGCACATACCACCACAGAGCCAGTCACGGTATGAGCGCATGCATGAACAGTACAACAGCTTACTGGAAGATGAGGACCACTGGCAAAGC GATTTGGCTCGCTGGAAGAATCGTCGCCGCTGTGCGTCACAGGATCTGatcaagaaggaggaggagaggaagaggattGAGAaaaggatgaaggaggagggaCGTGACAGCAGCAAGAGGAAAAGCATCAAAACCTACAAGGAGATCTTGGAGGAAAA GGAGCGCAGAGAGGCAGAGTTGTGTGACGCCTACAGGAATGCAGCGACTCCAGAGGAGGCCGCCATGGTGTTGCAGCGTTACGCTCTCCGCTTTACCATCAGTGACGCAACACTGGACAGCCTTAAACTGCCCAGATCCACTTCACAACCAAAACCGGATGCAAATCAAGAGGAAATGGAGCACAAAATTACATCACCTGCTAGTGACTCTGAAACATCAGAACCTCTGCACAAACCAGAACCAGCTGTATCGGACCAGATGCCCACAAAACCCAAAGCAATGGAGACAGATATTGATCAACAGGAGTTGTCAGTTTctgtctcctccagctccctGACACCCATCAGTCCTCTGACCCCGGTCACAAACTCAGAAAATGTTGTGCCACCTCAGTTGCTACAACTTGATCCTGAACCTCAACCTAAACCGACAGAGTCTCCAACTACGCATCAACAGCAACCGACTACAGAGGATGCAAAGCCTCAAATCAAACACACTCCACCTCAGATTGCACAAGTGCAGCCTCACACCACACCGCCTGTACACACACTCCCCTCACCTCCATCTGTATCACCCAGGCCCGTCCCCCTGCTGGCAGCCAAGCCTTACTGTCAGCCCAGGAGCACACAGGCTGGACACAAACCTGTCAAG ATGGACGGGTTGGTGCGAGTGAATGGAGAGGCGACAGAGGATTTATCTGTCTCCACTCCACCTACCTCTGCTCAGCTCTCGCCACAGGACGTCAAAAACGCTCCCTCCAAACAGACGGAGGAGAAAGATGTTCCCTCCGAGCAGACTGCGACCAATCAGGAGGCTGCGGAGCAGACGCCGGcaccacagacagagaaatcTACCACACCTTCAGGCTCCACCATGAGTGCCCTGATTGGAGGCAGAAACTGTATCATCACGACGACTATTGTCACAGAGCTCACACAGACTCTTGTGGAGCCATATCACCCGGATATCCAAAGTAATGGACAG GTCAATGGCACTGTGGCGTTATCTGAGAAACCAGCCGAGGAGAAAAAGGCTCAGCCGGCTACATCACCAAACAGCATGCAAGAATATTCTCCCACTGTCACAG AGGGACTCGAGGAAAGCAGTGTGACT ATTGAGACCCCCATGTTGAACTTGGCTAAACGTGTTAATCACTGGGTCTGGGACCCCAATGAGGAGCGTAAACGCCTGGAAAGTTGGCAACAGGAGCAGGAGCGCCTCCTACAG GAGCAATACCAGAGAGAAcaggagaagctgaagaaggagtgGGAGAAAGCACAGctagaggtggaggaggaggagcggaaACACAATGAGGAG GAGAGACGTATTTTAGAGGAGACCGTAACCCCGCTCAATCCCACCGGACTTTTAAACCAGCAGACAGGAACGACTTCTTCAGCTCCAGAAAACAACGAGACAAAAGGAGGAAACCTTCCTCTGCTGCAAAACGGCCAAAGAATCTCCACAGGGAACGAAGATCAGCATGCATCGAAGCTGCATTTCTTCCAGG ATTCTGCATGTGATGGTGACGCTTCAAAGAAACAAGAACTGTGGAAGACGGCCTCTCTGGACCGCAACACTCAGCTAAACCAGGCACATGCTGTTAAAAG GTCTGAATCACATGatgctgtaacaaacaaacagccttCATCACCTCAGCCTCCCTCACCCAGCAG gtgtgttagTGGGAAGAGACTCTGCTCTGGTTGTTCTCAGCCGCTGGGGAAAGGAGCTGCCATGATCATCGATACACTGGGACTGTTTTTCCACATGCAGTGTTTCAAG TGTGGAGTGTGCAACGGGCAGCTGGGTGATGCCACCGCAGGGACTGACGTACGGATTCGTAATGG